The following is a genomic window from Hydrogenobaculum sp. Y04AAS1.
TCTTGCTGGAATCTATAGATATCACTCTCTACTGGTCTTTCGAAAGAAAGCATAGGGTTTTCGTTGTAGGGGATTAGGTTTACCTTTGTTTTATGTTTTAGGTTTTTAAGAAGATTTACAAGGTTTTTGGCATCTTTTAAAGAGCTATTTATATCTTTTATAAGCACATACTCTATTGTGATGCGCCTTCTTGGTTCTAATGGGTATGTTTTTAAAATCTCAAAAAGTTCTTTTAAAGACCCTATCACATTTGGCATAAGCGCTTTTCTTGTTTCATCATCTGAAGCGTTTAAAGATATGGCTAAGTTTAGTTTGTTTAAAAAGCTGTCTTCTTTTAGTTTTTTAATATAGTTTGTATAGGCGCTTGTGGATATAGTTATATGTCTTTTTGAAAGCTCAAACTCTTTTAGGAAAATAAAAGATGCTTTTTTTAGATTTTCAAAGTTTGCAAGAGGCTCTCCCATACCCATAAAAACGATATTTCTTATAAAGGTATTTCTTAGTATAGATATGTAAAAATACTGATCTACTATCTCTGAAAAGCTTAAATTTCTCAAAAGCCCACCTATGGTGCTAACGCAAAACTTACATCCTACAGCACAGCCTATCTGGGTAGATATACAAAGAGTATAATGGTCTTTTTCTTTTATCAGTACACTTTCTACAAAATATCCATCTTTTGTTTTAAAAACAAACTTTGTGGAATCCTCCCCTTCTAAAAACGAGTCTAAACTTAAAACGTGAAAATCTATCTTTAGTTCTTGTCTTAGGCTTTTAGGAATATCTGTCATAAGCTCTATATCCGTTATTTTTTTCTTAAAAGCCCAAGATTTGATTTGAGATATTCTATACTTTTCTAAGTTTAATTTTTGCTCTAAATTAAAATAATCTTCCAATAGGTTTATCATTGCAGCATATTTTCTATTAGTTTGTATGATAGTTCATTTGTAGTTTTTATATAATCTTCTTTTATAAGGGAGTCTTTTTCTATATTTTCTTGTTTTAAATCTTCTTCATAGGCTTCTATCCACTCTTTTATCATATCTTTTGTTAGCTCTATGTGAAATTGAAGACCTACGGCGTTTTCATAAACAAAAGCTTGGTTTTGATACTTATCTGAGCTGTATATTTGTAAAGCGTTTTTTGGTAGGTCAAAAGTATCTTGATGCCATTGAAAAACCATCAGTTTATCTGGAAAACCGTTAAAAAATTTATGATCGTTTTCTTTTTTTATCTCATACCATCCTATCTCTTTGCCATTTTGTCCTTTGTAAACTCTTCCCCCCAACACATGAGCAAGCATCTGAGCTCCAAGACATATACCTAATATTGGTTTTTTGGCTTTTAAAAATTGCTCTATTATTTTAAACTCTCTACTTAAGAAGGGATATTGGCTCTCTTCGTAAACGCCCATATAACCACCAAGCACAAAAAGTATATCAAACTCTTCTTGTGGAAGTTCTTTTGCCTGGTCTACATATCTAATATCTATACCTTTTGATGATAGTATGTCGTTAAAAACACCGGCATGCTCTATCTGAACATGCCTTAGTATTAGAGCTTTCATCAAAGCATACCTGGTGGTTTTCCTTTTGATATGATAAGTCTTTCTACTGGTTTGTCTTCTTTTAGATGGCTTTCAATGATTTCGTTTACATCTTCTTTTTTTACACCGCCATACCATATACCCTCTGGATATACAACCACCGTTGGTCCCATAGCGCAAGGTCCAAGGCAACCTGTAGGTGTTACCGCCACTGTCATCATAAGCTGAGGGTCTTGTTGAAGGGCATCTGCAAAAGCCGTATAAACGTCCCTACTTCCTTTTTCTGCACAAGAGCCCAAAGGATGGCCTGGTGGTCTTTGATTTACGCATACAAATACGTGTTTAAACATATCGCCTCCTTCAAAAGGTTTTTTAATAATGTATAAAGTTTATAGGCTTTTGGCATGATAAAAACCCTAAAACTGTGCATTTACTCTAAGCCCATAAACCCATAAAGGGCCTCTATTCTTATCATACCCTGGATGTCTTATGTATTGAGCATCTGGAGATATGGATATATATTTGTTTAGTTGATACTTGTAGTAAGCTTCCATTATTTCTTCATAGGAGTAGTTAAATTGTCCGTCTTGACCTGAGCCTACAAAGAATGAAGATGATGGTTCGTTGATGGTGCCTGATTCCAAATATCTTTTGTGGGTGTTTGAAAGACCGTTTATTCCAAGCCCTATGCCAAGTTGGTCTTTTGGTCTTTTCCAATGAACGCCGTTTATAGAAATACCACCTGCTATGTCTCTATCTACATCGGTATAGGCAAGATCTTCTGTTTGTCCGTTGTTAAAACCAGCTCTTAAAAAGAGTCCTGTTTTATCATCATCTGCTATAGGTTGTTCTAAGTTTAGGAAAAATCCCCATTTGTATCTTTTGTGATCTTTTGACTCTGTGCATATAACAGGGTAATCATACCCTGCCAAAGCTCCATTTGGCCCAAATTCTGTGTAATAACAAGGGCTATTTGGAGAATAATAATAGCTAAAATTATCCATAGCCTCAGTATAGCTTCCCATCCTACCGTAGTTTAACATGCCAAGAAGCCTTATCACAGTTCCTATGTCGTTTGGTCTTAGAGAAAGCTGTGTGTTTAGACTGTAAGCTCCAGACTGATCGTAGGTGTTGCCGTTTGCCTTCGTAGGTTCTGCCCCTAAAGCTATTTTAAAAGAATAGTGTTTTTTAACAACGCCAGATTCTATACCTACTGTGTATCCTCTTGTATCTGCTCCGTAATCCCAAGCTACGTTGTAGTTAAAATCATAGTTTAAAAACTGAGTTCTTGGAGAGTTAGCATATCGGTTGTTATCAAAATCATCTGCTATGGAAAACTTTCCTATCTTTACATAAAAATATTCTTTTGGATAGTACCCTGGAAGCTGATCTGGAGCTCTTCCTTCATATTCCAAAGATTGAGATAGGGCTTTTGTGTATATAATATAAGCTCTTGCTATATATGGGTTTTTGCCAAGGTTAGATGACCCTGCTCTTATGTAAAGGGAGTTTGGATAACCACCTATTCCTTGACCACCACCTATGCCGTTTCCTTTAAAAAGCTGTATATCAAGATAAGCTTGGATATCTTTTGTAATCTGTGCCCCTGTGTATAAACCGTAAGACTGGGTTAGTTCTTCTGATCTTCCACCACCGTTGTTTTTATATGGATTGCCAAAGGTCATAGGTCCTTCATAAGGGGAGTTGAAGTTTGTAGAGTATTGACCCACAAATGTTGCCCTCATACCTAAAAATTGAGGAAACCAAGGGGGAAGGTTTTCGCCAAAGGCTAAAGCGCAAGGAAAAAACGCCAAAAACAAAGTTTTTCTCATAAAAAATTTTTTACCTCCATTTGATACTTAGTCTCAATATATTTTTAATTTATATTTCTTGTATGATATATATTTTGTTTTATAGCTTTTCCATAGAAAATAAACGCTCCTAAAAATGTGAATATCATGAAAAGCACGATAAATATACCAGCTTTGCCAAGAGGAATAGCATTGACTAAATTTGTAAAGTAAGCCTTTGGCATAAACTGCTTCGTTAGAATCTGTAGAAACTCCAGCATGCCTATAAAAAGGGCTATAAAAATACTAGCACCAGTGATAACAAGGTTAAAAGATAGTCTTCTTATAGGGTCGTTGTTGGTCCAAGCATATATGTTGTTCATGATAAAAGAATCAAAAGAATCCATTAACGTCATACCTGCTGTGAAAAGCAGAGGAAACAACAGTATGCTCCATATATCCATACTTGTTTTTGCCAAAGCCACAGATATACCAAGTATAGCAATTTCTGTAGCCGTATCAAAACCAAGACCAAACAAAAATCCTACTATATACATTTTGTAAGGGGCATCTATTTTTTTATACAAAAAGCTAAAAAACCTTCCCATAAAACCTCTTTTGTTTAAAAGCTCTTGAAATATCTTGTTTAGTTCTTCTTGATATTCAGAAGAAGATTCTCTATACATTTTATATATATCGTATAGGGCTTTAAATATAAATATGTTGATAATACCTATGAGCGTTAGAAATAAAGCTGATATGAGAGTACCTACTATGTTTCCCATGTTTTGCAAAGTGGGTATGGAGTTTTTTACGGCCTTTGTAGCAAATATAAGAGCCACCGACAATCCTATAACAACGCTTGAATGCCCAAGCGAGAAGAAAAAACCTACGCTGTTGGCATTTTTACCATCCTGAACCAATTTTCTTGTGGTGTTGTCTATGGCTGCTATATGATCTGCATCAAAAGCGTGTCTTAGTCCAAAAAGATACGCCATACCTCCTATAGCCAAAAGCCCCGGTATATTGTAAAAGCTTGTTACGAATAAACTCCATACCAGAGTGTTGAACACCAAAAGCCCAAACAGCATAAATTTTGCTTTTTTCATTCTGTTTCTCCTGAATGAATTATCATTTATTATAATATTTTTTTAAAAAAAGTAATATAATATATATTATAGTTTTGAAGCTTTTACCAACTTAGCAAATTTAACGCCGTTGAGACCTGCTATGATGTTTACAGTTTCTACTATCGTTTGACTAGGACCTTTTATCATTATGGTTTCTAAGCAATTGTTATGATCTATATGTATATGCGTAGTACATAGAATGTTTATATAATGGTTGTGCTGTATATCGAGCAACTTTTGTGTAAGCTCTCTTTTATGATGATCATATATTATCACTAAAACCCCTATAAGCTCATTGTTTTCATCTTCCCATTCATCTTCTACAATGGCCTCTCTTATCAAATCTCTTATAAACTCAGACCTTGATGCATAAGACTGTTCTACTTTTTTGTCTATAAAATCTACAAGCTCTTTTGGTATTGTTATACATATCCTTTCAACCTTTGCTTTATCCATCTTTCTCATTATATTATATTACTATGCCAAATAGCAAAGATGAGAAGAAAAACCAGATTATAAAAGTAGCTTGTGAGCTTTTTGCTAAAAATGGTTATTACAACACAACAATGCCAGATATTGCAAAAGCTTCGGGCATGAGTGTAGGCAACCTTTATAACTATTTTGAGTCAAAGGAAGAGCTAGCAAAAGAAACGATGCTTACCGTATCAAGCCTTGTAGGTGAAAAACTCTCTTATATAAACTCTTTGAACGTAAGCGTTAAAGAAAAAATAAGCTTATTTGTTAGGAATTTCTTTGACATTGCAAAACACGAGCCTCAGCTTATGAGTTATTTTTTAAAGGTTTTCTTGGTGAATAGAGAAGTTTTCAAAAACGGATGCGAAGGGTTTACCTGTGTGAAAGATATTGTTACGGAAACTATGATACTCCTTTCAGATGGCGTTGAAAAAGGAGAGCTTAGAAATCAAGAATTTTTTACGGCTTTTTCTACTATGATGGGTTCGATAGGGGGCATAGTGTTTTTATATTACGAAGGTGTTTTGGACAACGACTTAGACTACTACGAGCCCTACATATCAGAAAACATATATATGGCTTTAAAAGCATGAAAACGCTTTTTTGGATACAGGGACTTTCTTGTGGAGCAAATACTCAGTCGTTTTTGTGTATGGAACACACAGATTTGTTTGAAAATATAGAAGTACTTTATCATCCTCTATCTGACAAATCCCTTGAAGAGAGCGCTAGACTTTTGTTAAAAGATGAAAAAGAATTAGATATCTTAATAGTAGAGGGTGCTATAGGTAAGTCTATTAGGCATGTTTGTTCTTATAGTTTTTCAAACATTGTGAAGATCCTATCCTCAAAAGCCAAATACGTTATCGCTTTGGGAGATTGCGCCTCTTTTGGTGGAATCCACGCAAAGGCAGGCACCCATATTACGGGACTTCAGTTTAGATTTAAAGAGTTTGGTGGGCTTTTAGGAAAAGCCTTTTTATCAAAATCTTCATACCCGGTTATAAATATAGCTGGGTGTCCTGCTCATCCAGAATGGGTTTATTATGTAATAAGCGCTTTGTTGGAAGATAAAAACATAGAGTTAGACGATTTCAATAGGCCAAAGGATATATTTAGGTATCTAACTCACAACGGATGTTTGAGAAATGAATATTTTGAGTGGAAGGTAGAATCAAAAGAGTTTGGCACAAAAGAAGGCTGTCTATTTTACGAGCTTGGCTGTAGAGGCCCACTAACCCATTCCTCGTGCAACAAGATACTTTGGAACGGTGTAAGCTCTAAAACAAGAGTAGGTACTCCTTGTGTTGGCTGTACTGAGTTTGATTTCCCAAGAGAAAATATGTTTAAAACAGAACAGGCTATGGGATTGCCCAAAGAGCTTCCTCTTGGCGTATCAAAAAGGGGATATATACTTCTTGCAGGTATTGCAAAAACTTTCGCTCCAGATAGGCTTAAGGATAAGCTCCGATGAAAATCACTAAAACTATTTTAAACAGATTGGAGGGTGAGGTAGAACTAAAGCTCGAATACTCTAAAGGCAAGATAGCAAAAGCTCATATTCTTGGTACTTCGAATAGAGATTTTAGTAGTATTCTTAAAGCAAAACCCTATCTTGACAGTATAATATTGATTCCAAGAGTATGTGGTATATGTGGACATGCTCATCTTATGGCCTCTGTTAAAGCTATAGAGGATGCTTATAAAAATGAGTGTAGCGATTTTCATTTGTCTACAAAAGCTTCCCTTGTAAGGTATATAACGCTTTTATCGGAGATGATTCAAAACCATATAAGATGGTTTTATGCCTATTTTATGTCGGAAATTCCAAAACTTGATAGAAATATGGTTGATTATCTTCCATTTGATGGTGAAAAGTGGAGAAGAGGCATTGCCATAAGCAACTATCCGATAAAGATAATAGCTTTATTTGGAGGTCAATGGCCCCATAACTCCTACGCTGTACCAGGTGGTATAACGTCTGATTTTACTTATTATGAGTTAAATGCAGCAAAAAGCTTTTGTAAAGAGCTTTTAAAAAGCATAGAAACTTATATAATAGGAATATCCATAGATAAATATCTTTCTTTTTCAAAAGATGAACTTTTAAACCACAAAGAAGGTGATATTGGGGATTTTATAAGACTTTCTTCAACTTTTGACTTTTTTCATAAAGGCATAGCCTACAAAAGATTTTTGACGGGTGGATCTATAAAAGGCTATGTAGATGCAGCGGTTTTTGAAAACGGTATCAAAGAATCTTTTGATGTTAAAAACATAGATACCAAAGAGCATGAGTTTAAGAAGATAAAAGAGATTACAGGGGCGGTTTACAATAAAAAACGATTTGAGACTGGGCCATTGGCAAGAAAGATAAATTCTTCGAATTCTTTGTTTTTAGAGCTTTTAGAGGAATTTGGAGATTCTTTGTTCTTAAGAGTTATGGCAAGAGTCGATGAAATAGTGTCTTTAACTCTTTTAATAAAAGATGCCTTAGATGCTATAGATATAAGGAAACCTTCTTATATTAAACCACCTATAAAAGAGCCTTTTACAGGAAAAGGAGTAGGTATAGTAGAAGCGGCAAGGGGCACTCTTATACACGAAATAAATATAGAAAATGGTTTTGTAAAAGATTATAAAATAGTTACGCCTACTTTATGGAATCTTGGCAACTACGACGAAGATATGAGCCCTGCCCAAAAATCTATCGTTGGGCTTTCTTCCGATGTAGAGGCTTACCTATCCCTTAGAAGCTTTGATGTGTGTGCTTCTTGCGTTAGTTATTAACAAAATCTTCATATTTATAAAGACTTAAATAATATTACGATATAAATCATATACAAATAGTGAATAAATGTTATCATAATACTATTGATTTTTATTATAAGGAGGTTTTTATGGAGTTATTTTTTGATGTAAAAACAAGTCTCCCACGGTTTACAAGTCTCCCACGGGTTTTAAAAAGAGACAACGTTACAGAGGTGGATTTTGATGTAAACAGGATAGAAAAGGCTATAGAAAAGGCCTTTGATGCGGTTTCGGAGTTTAAAGGAATAGATAACGCTTATATAAAAGATATTGCCAAAGAGGTGATAAGTGCTATATGTAGGAGGGGATTAAGCGTTATAACGATAGAGCAAATCCAAGATATAGTGGAAGAAACGATTATAGCGCATGGCTTTTCAAAAGTAGCAAGAGCTTACATAGTTTATAGAAGAGAAAGAGAACGGGTAAGAGAAACTGAAGCTGGTTTGGTAAATTTGGAAAATACAACTATAGATATAGACAAATTGGTAAAAAATTACATTAGCCAAGAAGATTGGAGAACTTTTGAAAATTCAAACTCAAGTTTTTCTTATCCAGGTTTATATTTACATGTGGCTGGGTCTGTGATTGCCAATTATACCCTTAAAAACGTTTATCCGGAACATATCAGAAAAGCTCATGAAAGTGCCGATATTCATATACACGACCTATCTCATGGCATAGTAGCTTATTGTGCAGGATGGTCTATGGAGGATTTGCTTAGGAAGGGTTTTAGAGGTGGTTATGGTCAAATCGTAGCTGGTCCGGCAAAACACTTATCGGCTCTTACTGGGCAGATGGTGAATTTTCTTGGTGTAATGCAAATGGAGTTTGCCGGAGCACAGGCTTTTAACTCTGTGGATACATTTTTGGCACCTTTTGTAAGAGTTGATAACCTTGATTATCAAGATGTTAAGCAGCTGATTCAACAAATGGTTTTTGCTATGAATGTTCCATCAAGATGGGGCTCTCAGCCACCTTTTATAAACTTTACCTTTGATTGGACAGTACCAGAAGATATGAAAAATAAACCCGTGATAATAGGTGGTGAGGAAAGACCAGACATAGGATATTATGGAGATTTTCAAAAAGAGATGGATGTTATAAACAAAGCTTTTATAGAAGTGATGCTCGAAGGCGATTATGCTGGTAGGATTTTCTCTTTCCCTATACCTACTTACAATATTACAAAAGATTTTGATTATTACGGCGAAAACGCTAAGCTCCTCTGGAAAATGACGGCAAAATACGGCACACCTTATTTCCAAAACTTTGTAAGCTCTAGTTTAAAACCCGGTGATGTTAGGTCTATGTGTTGTAGATTGCAGTTGGATTTGCGAGAATTAAGGAGTAGAATGGGTGGACTTTTTGGTGCGGCTGATAAAACTGGTAGCATAGGTGTTGTTACCATAAATTTACCCCGTATAGGATATTTGGCTAAAACAAAAGAAGAGTATTTTTCAATGCTTTTCGAAGCTATGGATATTGCCAAAGAATCTTTGGAGATAAAAAGACGCGTAGTTGAAAGAAACCTAAAAGCTGGTTTAATGCCTTATGCAGCCTCTTATCTCAATTCTTTTGATAATCATTTTTCTACAATAGGCATCGTTGGTATGCACGAGTCTTTGTTAAACTTTTTAGGTAAAGGTATAAACACAAAAGAGGGAAAAGCCTTTGCCATAGAGATACTTCAAAAGATGAGAGAAAGATTGAGTCTTTATCAAGAATTAACTGGTCATCTTTACAATTTAGAAGCCACGCCAGCTGAGGGGACATCTTATAGGTTAGCTAAGCATGATAAGAAAAGATTTCCCGATATAATAACCTCTGGGGAAAACGAACCTTATTATACAAATTCTACTTTACTACCAGTAGGATATACCGAAGATCCTTTTGAAGTTTTAGAACACCAAAAGGATTTGCAAACGCTTTACACTGGTGGTACCGTAGTGCATATGTTTTTAGGAGAATCTCCAAACGAGAATACTTTACCTGAATTTATAAGAAAAGCCTTTGAAACCTATCCCATACCTTATCTCACAATAACACCAACGTTTTCCGTTTGTCCAAACCACGGGTATATAAATGGTGAACATTTTAATTGTCCTGTTTGTAATGCACCTTCAGAAGTTTACTCAAGAGTTGTAGGTTACTATAGGCCTGTGCAAAGATGGAACGCTGGTAAAAAAGAAGAGTTTAAAGATAGGTTAGAATACATGTTGTGAGGTCCTACAAGTCTGCCACGGCCACAATATGCCATGGCCTACAAGTCTGCCACGATACACAAGTCTGCCACGATATATAATAATATGATATACGGTATACAAAAAACATCGTTTGTGGATTGTTCTGGGGTACCAAGCAGAGGTATCCAGCCGTCTTTGTGCACTGTTTTGTTTTTTGGTGGTTGCAATTTGCGATGTCCTTATTGCCACAACAAAGATATTGTGTTAAAAAATACAGAACCCCTTGATACTGACGAAGTTTTTGAGCTTTTAATATCTAGAAAACATCTAATAGAATGGGTATGTATATCTGGTGGAGAGCCTACCATATACGAGGACAAGCTTGTAGATTTTGTTAAAAACCTAAAAACAGCTGGTTTTAAAATAAAGCTGGATACAAATGGTACAAAACCGTTGGTGATAAA
Proteins encoded in this region:
- a CDS encoding type 1 glutamine amidotransferase, yielding MKALILRHVQIEHAGVFNDILSSKGIDIRYVDQAKELPQEEFDILFVLGGYMGVYEESQYPFLSREFKIIEQFLKAKKPILGICLGAQMLAHVLGGRVYKGQNGKEIGWYEIKKENDHKFFNGFPDKLMVFQWHQDTFDLPKNALQIYSSDKYQNQAFVYENAVGLQFHIELTKDMIKEWIEAYEEDLKQENIEKDSLIKEDYIKTTNELSYKLIENMLQ
- a CDS encoding TetR/AcrR family transcriptional regulator encodes the protein MPNSKDEKKNQIIKVACELFAKNGYYNTTMPDIAKASGMSVGNLYNYFESKEELAKETMLTVSSLVGEKLSYINSLNVSVKEKISLFVRNFFDIAKHEPQLMSYFLKVFLVNREVFKNGCEGFTCVKDIVTETMILLSDGVEKGELRNQEFFTAFSTMMGSIGGIVFLYYEGVLDNDLDYYEPYISENIYMALKA
- a CDS encoding HoxN/HupN/NixA family nickel/cobalt transporter, which gives rise to MKKAKFMLFGLLVFNTLVWSLFVTSFYNIPGLLAIGGMAYLFGLRHAFDADHIAAIDNTTRKLVQDGKNANSVGFFFSLGHSSVVIGLSVALIFATKAVKNSIPTLQNMGNIVGTLISALFLTLIGIINIFIFKALYDIYKMYRESSSEYQEELNKIFQELLNKRGFMGRFFSFLYKKIDAPYKMYIVGFLFGLGFDTATEIAILGISVALAKTSMDIWSILLFPLLFTAGMTLMDSFDSFIMNNIYAWTNNDPIRRLSFNLVITGASIFIALFIGMLEFLQILTKQFMPKAYFTNLVNAIPLGKAGIFIVLFMIFTFLGAFIFYGKAIKQNIYHTRNIN
- a CDS encoding (2Fe-2S) ferredoxin domain-containing protein, coding for MFKHVFVCVNQRPPGHPLGSCAEKGSRDVYTAFADALQQDPQLMMTVAVTPTGCLGPCAMGPTVVVYPEGIWYGGVKKEDVNEIIESHLKEDKPVERLIISKGKPPGML
- the nikR gene encoding nickel-responsive transcriptional regulator NikR produces the protein MRKMDKAKVERICITIPKELVDFIDKKVEQSYASRSEFIRDLIREAIVEDEWEDENNELIGVLVIIYDHHKRELTQKLLDIQHNHYINILCTTHIHIDHNNCLETIMIKGPSQTIVETVNIIAGLNGVKFAKLVKASKL
- a CDS encoding nickel-dependent hydrogenase large subunit, which encodes MKITKTILNRLEGEVELKLEYSKGKIAKAHILGTSNRDFSSILKAKPYLDSIILIPRVCGICGHAHLMASVKAIEDAYKNECSDFHLSTKASLVRYITLLSEMIQNHIRWFYAYFMSEIPKLDRNMVDYLPFDGEKWRRGIAISNYPIKIIALFGGQWPHNSYAVPGGITSDFTYYELNAAKSFCKELLKSIETYIIGISIDKYLSFSKDELLNHKEGDIGDFIRLSSTFDFFHKGIAYKRFLTGGSIKGYVDAAVFENGIKESFDVKNIDTKEHEFKKIKEITGAVYNKKRFETGPLARKINSSNSLFLELLEEFGDSLFLRVMARVDEIVSLTLLIKDALDAIDIRKPSYIKPPIKEPFTGKGVGIVEAARGTLIHEINIENGFVKDYKIVTPTLWNLGNYDEDMSPAQKSIVGLSSDVEAYLSLRSFDVCASCVSY
- a CDS encoding Ni/Fe hydrogenase, whose protein sequence is MKTLFWIQGLSCGANTQSFLCMEHTDLFENIEVLYHPLSDKSLEESARLLLKDEKELDILIVEGAIGKSIRHVCSYSFSNIVKILSSKAKYVIALGDCASFGGIHAKAGTHITGLQFRFKEFGGLLGKAFLSKSSYPVINIAGCPAHPEWVYYVISALLEDKNIELDDFNRPKDIFRYLTHNGCLRNEYFEWKVESKEFGTKEGCLFYELGCRGPLTHSSCNKILWNGVSSKTRVGTPCVGCTEFDFPRENMFKTEQAMGLPKELPLGVSKRGYILLAGIAKTFAPDRLKDKLR
- a CDS encoding carbohydrate porin → MRKTLFLAFFPCALAFGENLPPWFPQFLGMRATFVGQYSTNFNSPYEGPMTFGNPYKNNGGGRSEELTQSYGLYTGAQITKDIQAYLDIQLFKGNGIGGGQGIGGYPNSLYIRAGSSNLGKNPYIARAYIIYTKALSQSLEYEGRAPDQLPGYYPKEYFYVKIGKFSIADDFDNNRYANSPRTQFLNYDFNYNVAWDYGADTRGYTVGIESGVVKKHYSFKIALGAEPTKANGNTYDQSGAYSLNTQLSLRPNDIGTVIRLLGMLNYGRMGSYTEAMDNFSYYYSPNSPCYYTEFGPNGALAGYDYPVICTESKDHKRYKWGFFLNLEQPIADDDKTGLFLRAGFNNGQTEDLAYTDVDRDIAGGISINGVHWKRPKDQLGIGLGINGLSNTHKRYLESGTINEPSSSFFVGSGQDGQFNYSYEEIMEAYYKYQLNKYISISPDAQYIRHPGYDKNRGPLWVYGLRVNAQF
- the rlmN gene encoding 23S rRNA (adenine(2503)-C(2))-methyltransferase RlmN, encoding MINLLEDYFNLEQKLNLEKYRISQIKSWAFKKKITDIELMTDIPKSLRQELKIDFHVLSLDSFLEGEDSTKFVFKTKDGYFVESVLIKEKDHYTLCISTQIGCAVGCKFCVSTIGGLLRNLSFSEIVDQYFYISILRNTFIRNIVFMGMGEPLANFENLKKASFIFLKEFELSKRHITISTSAYTNYIKKLKEDSFLNKLNLAISLNASDDETRKALMPNVIGSLKELFEILKTYPLEPRRRITIEYVLIKDINSSLKDAKNLVNLLKNLKHKTKVNLIPYNENPMLSFERPVESDIYRFQQELLKNDISCTIRWSKGLELAAACGHLSRMRAHDMINIQ
- a CDS encoding ribonucleoside triphosphate reductase; this encodes MELFFDVKTSLPRFTSLPRVLKRDNVTEVDFDVNRIEKAIEKAFDAVSEFKGIDNAYIKDIAKEVISAICRRGLSVITIEQIQDIVEETIIAHGFSKVARAYIVYRRERERVRETEAGLVNLENTTIDIDKLVKNYISQEDWRTFENSNSSFSYPGLYLHVAGSVIANYTLKNVYPEHIRKAHESADIHIHDLSHGIVAYCAGWSMEDLLRKGFRGGYGQIVAGPAKHLSALTGQMVNFLGVMQMEFAGAQAFNSVDTFLAPFVRVDNLDYQDVKQLIQQMVFAMNVPSRWGSQPPFINFTFDWTVPEDMKNKPVIIGGEERPDIGYYGDFQKEMDVINKAFIEVMLEGDYAGRIFSFPIPTYNITKDFDYYGENAKLLWKMTAKYGTPYFQNFVSSSLKPGDVRSMCCRLQLDLRELRSRMGGLFGAADKTGSIGVVTINLPRIGYLAKTKEEYFSMLFEAMDIAKESLEIKRRVVERNLKAGLMPYAASYLNSFDNHFSTIGIVGMHESLLNFLGKGINTKEGKAFAIEILQKMRERLSLYQELTGHLYNLEATPAEGTSYRLAKHDKKRFPDIITSGENEPYYTNSTLLPVGYTEDPFEVLEHQKDLQTLYTGGTVVHMFLGESPNENTLPEFIRKAFETYPIPYLTITPTFSVCPNHGYINGEHFNCPVCNAPSEVYSRVVGYYRPVQRWNAGKKEEFKDRLEYML